TTCCTGCAGAGATGGATTATTTTCTTGACAGCGGGGGGACATTCCTATAATGCTTTGCATAACCGAAAAGGAAGGTAGATGGATGATCATAAGGTGCTGGGGTGCACGGGGGTCGATACCTGTTTCTGGTAGGGAATATTTGAAATACGGAGGAGACACGACCTGTATTGAAGTAAGAACTCGTGATGGTGATATTATAATTATCGACGCTGGTTCTGGGATTCGAAGGTTGGGTAATGCCCTCCTCAAGGAGGGGAAATATGAGTATACGATTTTTTTCACGCATGGACACTGGGATCATCTCCTAGGTTTCCCCTTTTTCAAACCCATATACAGGTCTGATGTGAAGATAGGGATGTATGGGTGTTACTCCGCTCAACTAACACTTAAGGAGATTGTGTCGCGCGTGATGACGCCTCCTCATTTTCCTGTGGATTACGAAGACATCCATTGCACTATCACTTACCATGAGTCGTGTAATGGAAATTATGAAATAAAGTCTTTGAAAATAGCATCTATACCAATCAGCCATCCCAACCAGGGATTGGGTTACCGTTTCGAAGAAGATGGAAAGGTTTTTGTTTTTTTAACGGATAATGAGCTTTCCTACATTCATCCTGGTGGGCTCTCCTTCTCCCACTATGTTGAATTTTGCAAAGGTGCCGATTTTCTTATACACGATGCAGAGTTTACAGAGTGGGATTATAAAAAAACGTGGGGCCATTCCACTTTTAAAGAAGCGATCAGTCTGTCCATTGAAGCCGGTGTAAAAATGCTGGGGTTCTTTCACCACAATCAGGAACGAACGGACGATGGTATTGATAATATTGTTGCGGAGAGTGAACAACTTGTAAAGTCGCGAGGCGTTTCCCTCCAATGTGTTGCGATTCAGCAGGGATTTGAGATTGACTTGTAAGTAATTATCGAGTCTCATTTTTATCCTAGGGGCATATAGAAAAAAATGAGTGAGCATTCTGGGAGAATGGATAACCCATTTTCAGGGAAAGAAACTGTTCTGCCCCTTTTTGCGTTAAAGGAAAACGAAGAGGCTATTGTGCGGGAATTGAAAGGGGGACATGGTGTCCTTTCGCGGTTTGCAAGTTTAGGGATCGCAGTAAACAGTCGTCTCAGAGTGGTTCGCATTTCCAGGGGACCTGTAGTTATTCAAATAGGGGGAACAAGGATAGCTTTGGGTCATGGTGAGGCGGCGAAGATTTTTGTTTCCCCCATAGAAACGCCTGCGTGTGAGTCACTTTCAGATAAGGAACAGAGTAAAAAGCGGTATCTTGTAGCACTGGCGGGGCAACCCAACGTTGGCAAATCGACAGTTTTCAACATATTGACTGGTTTAACCCAGCATGTTGGTAACTGGCCCGGAAAAACAGTAGAGAAAAAAGAGGGGATCTATATCTGTGGAAATGTGGAATTAAAGATAGTAGATTTACCGGGAACTTACAGTTTAACGGCTTTCACAGAGGAGGAGAGATTAGC
The Syntrophales bacterium genome window above contains:
- a CDS encoding MBL fold metallo-hydrolase codes for the protein MLCITEKEGRWMIIRCWGARGSIPVSGREYLKYGGDTTCIEVRTRDGDIIIIDAGSGIRRLGNALLKEGKYEYTIFFTHGHWDHLLGFPFFKPIYRSDVKIGMYGCYSAQLTLKEIVSRVMTPPHFPVDYEDIHCTITYHESCNGNYEIKSLKIASIPISHPNQGLGYRFEEDGKVFVFLTDNELSYIHPGGLSFSHYVEFCKGADFLIHDAEFTEWDYKKTWGHSTFKEAISLSIEAGVKMLGFFHHNQERTDDGIDNIVAESEQLVKSRGVSLQCVAIQQGFEIDL